In one window of Tachypleus tridentatus isolate NWPU-2018 chromosome 2, ASM421037v1, whole genome shotgun sequence DNA:
- the LOC143245442 gene encoding uncharacterized protein LOC143245442, whose product MSDQGRSQTNKIVIKEITNTSPNTSRATVSNQGRSQTNSIVVKEITTISRNIPHSTMPDKGWCQTIKRSPSDMDKCDEDQGCYFDDVDSSRDIENLSITHKETKFDQKIIRSLTLTENFTSEEHVSVELDEPVDPPSQSSKASSEAGSDLFSDECLEKHNYYRCKHGVPSLTLSPQLCSIAQEWANYLAETDCFRHRPEQKYGENIYMCSSSDSQIQISGEVPVDEWYSEIDKYDFGKEPTLFNSGHFTQVVWRSSTEMGVGKACGKGKIFVVANYNPAGNIVGNFVVNVPLPK is encoded by the exons ATGTCGGACCAAGGACGGTCTCAGACAAATAAAATTGTCATCAAAGAGATTACAAATACCTCGCCAAATACTTCCCGTGCAACAGTGTCGAACCAAGGACGGTCTCAGACAAACAGTATTGTCGTCAAAGAGATTACAACTATCTCAAGAAATATTCCTCACTCGACAATGCCAGACAAAGGATGGTGTCAGACAATCAAGAGGTCTCCAAGTGACATGGATAAATGTGACGAGGACCAAGGATGTTACTTTGATGATGTTGACAGTTCAAGAGATATTGAAAATTTAAGCATTACCCATAAAGAAACCAAGTTTGATCAGAAGATTATCAGGTCTTTAACACTTACTGAAAATTTTACATCAGAGGAGCATGTCTCTGTTGAACTGGATGAGCCCGTAGACCCACCATCTCAGTCTTCCAAGGCTTCCAGTGAAGCTGGTAGTGACTTATTTTCTGATGAATGTTTAGAGAAGCATAATTATTATAGGTGTAAACATGGTGTCCCTTCACTGACATTGTCACCTCAG cTGTGCTCCATTGCTCAAGAATGGGCTAACTATCTTGCCGAAACTGATTGTTTTCGACACCGACCAGAACAAAAATATGGAGAAAACATTTACATGTGCAGTTCTTCTGATTCCCAAATCCAGATCTCTG GTGAAGTCCCAGTTGACGAATGGTATAGTGAAATTGATAAATACGATTTCGGCAAAGAACCAACTCTGTTTAACTCAG GCCATTTCACACAGGTAGTGTGGCGATCAAGCACTGAAATGGGCGTAGGAAAGGCTTGTGGTAAAGGCAAGATCTTTGTTGTTGCAAACTATAACCCTGCAGGAAACATTGTTGGTAACTTTGTTGTAAACGTTCCTCTaccaaagtaa